The proteins below are encoded in one region of Thermodesulfovibrio thiophilus DSM 17215:
- a CDS encoding KaiC domain-containing protein — MDFEKPQVIEESIIKSREALKKSPELKGLPTGVEGLDDLFFITEIKDKKIIKKPLGGIPSLSVINITGSSDTGKTLLVEQFTIKQAELGSNIAFITVETPSAFVATSLNERASAMGIKFSDIEDRIILIDAASHTMLRENTPNLLATLAYVIKKYNTTITVIDSVTGFYEHREMLARTIIRQIYNFLKKWYQTALIVSQKRSGHEELTAEAAGGYAVGHIVDGTMVLAKELIMSQYSSKVFGKPLGEIVRLFRIDGCRLCGHDTRTHFLEISDTGLIKVGPILVNKW; from the coding sequence ATGGACTTTGAGAAACCACAGGTCATTGAAGAGAGCATAATAAAAAGCAGAGAAGCATTAAAAAAATCTCCTGAATTAAAAGGACTTCCAACTGGAGTTGAAGGACTTGATGACCTTTTCTTTATTACGGAAATAAAAGATAAAAAAATTATCAAAAAACCACTTGGTGGAATACCCTCTTTAAGTGTGATAAACATTACAGGATCTTCTGATACAGGTAAGACTCTGTTAGTTGAACAATTTACAATCAAACAGGCAGAACTTGGTAGCAATATAGCATTTATAACTGTAGAAACACCATCAGCTTTTGTTGCAACATCTCTTAATGAGAGAGCAAGTGCAATGGGAATTAAATTTTCAGATATAGAAGACCGTATTATATTAATAGATGCTGCTTCTCATACTATGTTGCGTGAAAATACTCCTAATCTTTTAGCAACTCTGGCATATGTGATAAAAAAATATAACACAACTATTACTGTTATTGATTCAGTAACTGGATTTTATGAACACAGGGAAATGCTCGCGAGAACAATAATAAGACAAATTTATAATTTTTTAAAAAAATGGTATCAGACTGCTCTTATTGTCTCACAAAAACGATCTGGACATGAAGAGCTCACTGCTGAGGCAGCAGGTGGTTATGCTGTGGGGCATATTGTTGATGGTACAATGGTGCTTGCAAAAGAGCTCATAATGTCTCAATATAGTTCGAAGGTTTTTGGTAAACCTCTGGGAGAGATAGTAAGGCTTTTTCGAATAGATGGTTGCAGGCTTTGCGGGCATGATACCAGAACACATTTTCTTGAAATCAGTGATACAGGTCTTATAAAAGTAGGTCCTATTTTAGTGAATAAATGGTAA
- a CDS encoding histone deacetylase, whose protein sequence is MNKHVAFIYDDIFLKHETPEGHPEAKERLIAIVNHLKSEGIWDKLIHVKPRKATEDNLLLVHEFDYIEKIKNLPPGYIDPDTYICEHTYEVACYSVGAVLEAVDGVINKKFDRAFCAVRPPGHHAEIDSAMGFCIFNNISVGAAYAKKKGFRKIFIADIDAHHGNGTQHIFEDDCSVFYFSSHQFPFYPGTGRELERGKDAGEGCTYNIQLRAGSGTKEYLMVFQDILPQKIREVKPDLILVSAGYDMHQDDPQSYINVTTEGVRSVIRSILLASYVPKIFVLEGGYNPPVLAECVKITLEEMLD, encoded by the coding sequence ATGAATAAACATGTTGCTTTTATATACGACGATATTTTTTTGAAACACGAAACTCCGGAAGGGCATCCTGAAGCAAAGGAAAGACTGATTGCGATTGTCAATCATCTTAAAAGTGAAGGAATATGGGACAAATTAATACATGTAAAACCAAGAAAAGCAACAGAAGACAACCTTCTTCTGGTTCATGAATTCGACTATATTGAAAAAATAAAAAACTTACCTCCTGGATATATAGATCCAGATACTTATATATGTGAACATACTTATGAAGTAGCTTGTTATTCGGTTGGTGCTGTTTTAGAGGCTGTTGATGGTGTAATTAATAAAAAATTTGATAGAGCTTTTTGTGCTGTAAGACCGCCAGGGCATCATGCAGAGATTGATAGTGCAATGGGTTTTTGTATTTTTAACAATATTTCAGTTGGTGCGGCTTATGCTAAAAAAAAGGGATTTAGAAAAATTTTTATTGCTGATATAGATGCGCATCATGGTAATGGAACACAGCATATTTTTGAAGATGACTGTTCTGTTTTTTATTTCAGTTCTCATCAATTTCCTTTTTATCCAGGAACAGGAAGAGAACTTGAAAGAGGAAAAGATGCAGGAGAAGGTTGTACCTATAATATTCAGTTAAGAGCTGGTTCCGGGACAAAAGAGTATTTAATGGTGTTTCAGGATATTCTTCCTCAGAAAATAAGAGAAGTTAAACCAGACTTAATCCTTGTCTCTGCTGGATATGATATGCATCAGGATGATCCGCAGAGCTATATAAATGTTACAACAGAAGGTGTGAGAAGTGTGATAAGAAGTATTTTATTGGCTTCATATGTTCCAAAAATATTTGTTCTGGAGGGTGGTTATAACCCTCCAGTTTTAGCAGAGTGTGTCAAGATAACTCTTGAGGAAATGTTAGATTAA
- the atpD gene encoding F0F1 ATP synthase subunit beta yields MNVGKVVQVIGTVVDCEFEGQVPEVLNALKIDEPGDPSKGMPDIHLTLEVAMHLGDNRIRTIAMGSTDGLVRGMKVVDTGAPITVPVGKPVLGRIMNVIGEAVDEMGPIQAEDNYPIHISAPEFTEQSPTTQQFETGVKVFDLLVPFVRGGKMGMFGGAGVGKTVIIMEMIHNIAMKHGGVSVFAGVGERTREGNDLYLEMKHSGVLPQVALVYGQMNEPPGVRARIALTALTVAEYFRDQGQDVLIFIDNIFRYTLAGSEVSALLGRMPSAVGYQPTLSTEMGALQERITTTAKGSITSMQAIYVPADDLTDPAVAAVFAHLDGTVVLSRQIAELGIYPAVDPLDSTSRILDPRIIGEEHYQVARGVQAVLQRYKELQDIIAILGIEELSEDDKLTVARARKLQRFLSQPFAVAETFTGTPGKYVKLDETIKGFKAILDGHYDDLPEQAFYMVGPIEEVEEKAKKMGYTRQV; encoded by the coding sequence ATGAATGTAGGTAAAGTAGTACAAGTTATAGGAACTGTTGTTGATTGCGAGTTTGAAGGTCAGGTCCCAGAAGTTCTAAATGCTCTAAAGATAGATGAACCTGGTGATCCATCTAAAGGTATGCCAGATATTCATCTTACTCTTGAAGTTGCAATGCATCTTGGTGATAACAGAATTAGAACAATCGCCATGGGTTCAACAGATGGACTTGTTAGAGGGATGAAAGTTGTTGATACCGGTGCACCAATTACTGTTCCAGTTGGCAAGCCTGTTCTTGGAAGAATTATGAATGTTATTGGTGAGGCTGTTGATGAAATGGGTCCAATTCAGGCAGAAGATAATTATCCAATTCATATTTCAGCTCCTGAATTCACTGAACAGTCACCAACCACACAGCAGTTTGAAACCGGCGTTAAAGTTTTTGATCTTCTCGTTCCTTTTGTTAGAGGTGGTAAAATGGGAATGTTTGGTGGTGCCGGAGTTGGTAAGACAGTTATTATTATGGAAATGATTCATAACATAGCAATGAAACATGGTGGTGTTTCAGTTTTTGCAGGTGTTGGAGAGAGAACTCGTGAAGGAAACGATCTCTATCTTGAAATGAAACATTCTGGAGTTTTACCGCAGGTTGCCCTTGTTTATGGGCAGATGAATGAACCTCCTGGTGTTAGAGCTAGAATTGCTTTAACAGCCCTAACAGTGGCCGAATATTTCAGGGATCAGGGTCAGGATGTTCTGATATTTATAGATAATATTTTTAGATACACTCTTGCAGGTTCTGAAGTTTCAGCTCTTCTTGGAAGAATGCCATCTGCAGTTGGTTATCAGCCAACTCTTTCTACTGAGATGGGTGCATTACAGGAAAGAATTACAACTACAGCAAAAGGTTCTATTACATCAATGCAGGCAATATATGTTCCTGCTGATGACCTGACAGACCCTGCAGTTGCCGCAGTTTTTGCGCATCTTGATGGCACAGTTGTTTTGTCAAGACAGATTGCAGAGCTTGGAATTTATCCTGCTGTTGACCCTCTTGATTCTACAAGCCGAATTCTTGACCCGAGAATTATTGGAGAGGAGCATTATCAGGTTGCAAGAGGTGTTCAAGCAGTGCTACAGAGATATAAAGAATTGCAGGATATTATAGCAATTCTTGGAATTGAAGAACTGTCAGAAGATGATAAATTAACAGTTGCAAGAGCGAGGAAGCTACAAAGATTTCTCAGTCAACCATTTGCTGTTGCAGAAACATTCACTGGAACACCAGGGAAATATGTAAAACTTGATGAAACAATAAAAGGCTTCAAGGCCATTCTTGATGGACATTATGATGATTTGCCTGAACAGGCATTTTATATGGTTGGTCCAATTGAAGAAGTTGAAGAGAAAGCGAAGAAGATGGGATATACAAGACAGGTTTAA
- the ldhH gene encoding L-lactate dehydrogenase (quinone) large subunit LdhH — translation MIKEEIQKALTNANLSGALTRFSEAYVISRKKIYEGLDFEALREQIVSSKSYTADHLDELVNQFIKSATDNGAKVFFTQNPDEVRNYIIELAKKNNVKSVVKSKSMATEEIHLNKYLQEAGIEVNETDLGEWIIQLAGQRPSHMVLPAIHLTRHDVSDIFTKKVEPIEPDISRMVKFARKHLRRKFMTADMGITGANIAIAETGTLVVCTNEGNARLTMALPKIHVAVVGVEKLVAKIEDTFPILRTLARSATVQIITSYVSFVNAQTEHTDGSKKELHIILFDNNRSKLAKDPLFKQTFQCIRCASCLNVCPVFRIIGGHVFGRVYTGGIGTILTAWTEGLKASKDIQGLCIQCGNCVKVCPGKINIPDLILELRKKLAKEEGLNFKTKAIYSVVNNRKLFHTILRTASKLQKPFEKQGFIRHLPFFLSELTEQRSLPAIADVAFRDRFKNIKQPKSDRKALFYAGCLIDFAYPEIGEALVKLLNTAGIEVLFPEEQTCCGAPARYSGVMDVAANNSKQNVEALLSLNAEYIVSACPTCTVALKKQFIKDLIDQDYKEDVIKKAQEVSTKAIDASALINKLIKEGKINFKKSNEQTFTYHDPCHLIRSLNIYMEPRESLQSSGLKLIEMFESDTCCGMGGSYSLKFPEISGIILKRKLENIKKTGVKLVCTDCPGCVMQIRGGVDKEGLDIQVKHSLDILVERLQSNNEK, via the coding sequence ATGATAAAAGAAGAAATACAGAAGGCTTTAACAAATGCCAATCTTTCTGGAGCATTAACGCGCTTTTCAGAAGCTTATGTTATAAGCAGAAAAAAGATTTACGAGGGACTTGATTTTGAAGCATTACGAGAGCAAATTGTATCAAGCAAATCCTATACAGCCGACCATCTTGATGAATTAGTTAATCAGTTTATTAAATCAGCTACTGACAATGGAGCAAAGGTTTTCTTTACACAAAATCCTGATGAAGTAAGAAATTACATAATTGAACTTGCAAAGAAGAACAATGTAAAAAGCGTTGTTAAATCAAAATCAATGGCAACTGAAGAGATTCATTTAAATAAATATTTACAAGAAGCAGGCATTGAAGTTAATGAAACAGACCTTGGAGAATGGATAATTCAACTTGCAGGACAACGACCTTCGCATATGGTTTTACCAGCTATCCATTTAACAAGACATGATGTTTCAGACATATTCACAAAAAAGGTTGAACCAATTGAGCCTGACATCTCCAGAATGGTTAAATTTGCAAGAAAGCATCTGCGCAGAAAATTTATGACAGCAGATATGGGAATTACAGGTGCGAACATTGCCATTGCTGAAACAGGAACACTTGTTGTATGTACAAATGAAGGAAATGCCCGTCTTACAATGGCCTTACCTAAAATTCATGTTGCTGTTGTTGGGGTTGAAAAACTGGTTGCAAAGATCGAAGATACTTTCCCAATTTTAAGAACATTGGCAAGAAGCGCAACTGTTCAGATAATAACCAGTTATGTATCCTTTGTCAATGCACAGACCGAACATACAGATGGTTCAAAAAAAGAGCTCCATATAATTCTTTTTGATAATAATCGCAGCAAGTTAGCAAAAGACCCGCTTTTTAAACAGACATTTCAATGTATACGCTGTGCTTCATGCCTTAATGTATGCCCTGTTTTCAGAATAATAGGAGGACATGTATTTGGAAGGGTTTATACTGGTGGAATAGGAACAATCCTTACTGCATGGACAGAAGGTCTGAAAGCTTCTAAAGATATTCAGGGGCTCTGTATTCAATGTGGAAATTGTGTAAAGGTCTGTCCAGGCAAAATAAACATTCCTGATTTAATTCTGGAACTCAGGAAAAAACTTGCAAAAGAAGAAGGATTAAACTTCAAAACAAAAGCAATATATTCAGTTGTTAATAACAGAAAACTTTTTCATACAATACTCAGGACTGCATCAAAACTTCAGAAACCCTTTGAAAAACAGGGATTTATCAGGCATCTGCCATTCTTTCTTTCAGAACTTACAGAACAGAGAAGTCTTCCTGCTATTGCTGATGTTGCATTCAGAGATAGATTTAAAAATATCAAACAACCAAAATCAGATAGAAAAGCTTTATTCTATGCAGGCTGTCTTATCGACTTTGCCTATCCTGAAATAGGTGAAGCTCTGGTAAAGCTTTTAAATACTGCTGGTATCGAAGTTTTATTCCCAGAAGAACAGACCTGCTGTGGTGCTCCAGCAAGGTATTCTGGAGTTATGGACGTTGCGGCAAACAATTCAAAACAAAATGTTGAAGCACTGTTAAGTCTTAACGCTGAATATATTGTTTCTGCCTGTCCAACCTGTACTGTTGCCCTGAAAAAACAGTTTATAAAAGATCTAATAGATCAGGATTATAAAGAGGATGTAATCAAAAAAGCACAGGAAGTCTCTACAAAAGCTATTGATGCATCAGCGCTAATAAATAAACTGATAAAAGAAGGTAAAATCAACTTTAAAAAATCAAATGAACAAACATTTACATATCATGATCCGTGTCATTTAATAAGAAGTCTAAACATTTATATGGAACCACGAGAGAGTCTACAATCCTCAGGGCTTAAACTGATAGAGATGTTTGAATCAGATACATGCTGTGGCATGGGAGGTTCTTATTCATTAAAATTTCCAGAAATATCAGGAATCATTTTGAAAAGAAAACTTGAAAATATTAAAAAAACAGGAGTAAAACTTGTGTGCACTGACTGTCCAGGCTGTGTAATGCAGATAAGAGGAGGAGTTGATAAGGAGGGACTGGACATTCAGGTCAAACACTCATTAGATATACTTGTAGAGAGACTTCAATCGAACAATGAAAAATAA
- a CDS encoding F0F1 ATP synthase subunit epsilon: MENKLKLEVITPYGELINEDVDEVYTTGAEGDFGVLPGHCPFLTAIRIGSLSYKKEGQTYYLFVNRGYCEVLNDRVLVLVGSAERVEEIDVERAKAALARAEEKIRKAQAGEADIDLARAQAALERATIRVQLATKLIPK, encoded by the coding sequence ATGGAAAACAAATTGAAGTTGGAAGTTATAACTCCTTATGGGGAATTAATAAACGAAGATGTTGATGAAGTCTATACCACAGGAGCCGAAGGTGACTTTGGAGTTTTGCCTGGACATTGTCCTTTCTTAACTGCCATAAGAATTGGTTCACTTTCATACAAAAAGGAAGGACAGACTTATTATCTTTTTGTTAATCGAGGATATTGTGAAGTACTAAATGACAGGGTTCTTGTACTGGTCGGCAGTGCGGAGAGAGTAGAAGAAATTGATGTGGAAAGAGCAAAAGCAGCACTGGCACGTGCCGAGGAAAAAATTCGTAAGGCTCAAGCTGGCGAAGCAGATATTGACCTTGCAAGAGCTCAGGCAGCACTTGAAAGAGCAACAATAAGGGTTCAATTGGCAACTAAGCTGATTCCAAAATAA
- a CDS encoding bacterio-opsin activator, which yields MVKESEVIEVNIEARVQKLFLNAIELLGGLKQLCDYRSLTWLPALARAAYAVVLKEEYNKTDDEIAQEVGLSKQSVRNILQSNPELVKEKIKKIKDFMEEEGKELRGHIAGAIVKLAYNLSKEDS from the coding sequence ATGGTAAAAGAAAGTGAAGTAATTGAGGTCAATATTGAAGCAAGAGTCCAGAAATTATTTTTAAATGCAATTGAATTGCTGGGTGGTCTAAAGCAATTATGTGACTACAGATCTCTGACATGGTTACCTGCACTTGCAAGGGCAGCTTATGCAGTGGTATTGAAAGAAGAATATAATAAAACAGATGATGAAATAGCTCAAGAAGTTGGACTTTCAAAACAGTCTGTCAGAAATATACTGCAATCCAATCCTGAATTAGTAAAAGAAAAGATAAAAAAAATAAAAGATTTTATGGAAGAAGAAGGAAAAGAGTTGAGAGGACATATCGCAGGAGCTATCGTTAAACTTGCTTATAATCTAAGCAAAGAAGACAGTTAA
- a CDS encoding PPC domain-containing DNA-binding protein, whose protein sequence is MIKNFNVKRIIQGRLCKGDEIISGLSSFLKDNSITSGIITGIGAVSFAKIGYYNQTERKYIAKEFNEAMEILSLKGNISIKDNEPFMHLHIVLSKDDFTCIGGHLSEAKIFAFEFEIIEFEGISFERGFDSDTGLFLWKD, encoded by the coding sequence ATGATTAAAAATTTTAATGTAAAAAGAATTATACAGGGCAGGCTATGTAAAGGTGATGAAATAATATCCGGACTTAGCAGTTTTTTAAAAGATAACTCGATAACTTCAGGTATTATAACCGGAATTGGTGCTGTGAGCTTTGCCAAAATTGGCTATTATAACCAGACTGAACGAAAATATATAGCCAAAGAGTTTAATGAAGCCATGGAAATTTTATCCCTCAAAGGCAATATTTCAATAAAAGATAACGAACCATTTATGCATCTTCATATTGTCCTGTCAAAAGATGATTTTACATGTATTGGTGGACATCTTTCTGAAGCTAAAATTTTTGCTTTTGAATTCGAAATAATTGAATTTGAAGGAATTAGTTTTGAGAGAGGATTTGATAGTGATACAGGATTATTTCTATGGAAAGATTAA
- the atpG gene encoding ATP synthase F1 subunit gamma has product MPTLRDIRKQIKAIQGTKKITSAMKMVAAAKLRKVQDSMLRYRPYSTKMQQILADLSGAVETRGDLPPLLLRRPIKNVEVMVITSDKGLCGAFNTNILRYTTKEIDRLKKEGFNVTISVVGRKARDYFKRREVPLKNIWTGISGKLQYTHAQMIAQEMINSYIDEMIDEVLVIYNEFKSVISQRVVINRILPVGKISSESSEQQGFFPFTYEPAAPELFAMLLPIYIEIQIYRALLESQAAEEAARMTAMDNATKNCDELIRKTTLLANKVRQASITTELMDIVGGVEALKQGE; this is encoded by the coding sequence ATGCCAACATTAAGAGATATCAGAAAACAAATAAAAGCAATACAGGGAACAAAAAAGATTACCTCTGCCATGAAGATGGTGGCAGCAGCCAAGCTTCGTAAAGTACAGGATAGCATGCTCAGATACAGACCATATTCTACGAAGATGCAGCAGATTTTAGCAGATCTTTCTGGAGCAGTTGAGACAAGAGGTGATCTTCCGCCATTGCTTTTAAGAAGGCCTATAAAAAATGTGGAAGTTATGGTTATTACGTCTGATAAAGGACTCTGCGGAGCTTTTAATACAAATATATTGAGATATACAACAAAAGAAATAGATCGACTGAAAAAAGAAGGATTTAATGTTACAATTTCAGTTGTTGGTAGAAAAGCGAGGGATTATTTTAAAAGAAGAGAAGTTCCTCTTAAAAATATATGGACGGGGATTTCGGGAAAACTTCAATATACTCACGCACAGATGATAGCTCAGGAGATGATTAATTCATATATTGATGAGATGATTGATGAGGTTTTGGTTATATATAATGAGTTTAAATCTGTAATCTCTCAACGAGTTGTAATTAATAGAATTTTACCTGTTGGTAAAATCTCTTCTGAATCATCTGAACAGCAGGGGTTTTTCCCATTTACATATGAGCCTGCTGCGCCAGAATTATTTGCAATGCTTCTACCCATTTATATAGAAATTCAGATTTATCGTGCTCTTTTGGAATCTCAGGCAGCAGAAGAAGCTGCAAGAATGACAGCAATGGATAACGCAACGAAGAACTGTGATGAGTTGATAAGAAAGACAACTCTTCTTGCTAACAAAGTAAGACAGGCATCTATTACAACAGAACTTATGGACATAGTAGGTGGTGTTGAAGCTTTAAAACAAGGTGAATAA
- a CDS encoding LutC/YkgG family protein encodes MFKLFKQKAEVVNAEVYSFNNKTDVLNFIKDFIKQNISDEVSKSVVWCYSEFLEGIDLDSLKKELPQIEFDINPNSANSAKIGINQVNFGIAETGSIVEISDTLTKRLCSSLTEIHIAILPCNNILPDMESLMKKIDIKAIPYMTVISGPSRTADIERVLTIGVHGPERVIILCVENF; translated from the coding sequence ATGTTTAAGCTTTTTAAACAAAAGGCAGAAGTAGTAAATGCTGAAGTCTACTCATTTAACAATAAGACAGATGTGCTTAATTTTATAAAAGATTTTATAAAACAGAACATATCTGATGAAGTTTCCAAATCTGTTGTATGGTGTTATTCCGAATTTCTTGAAGGCATAGATTTAGATTCTTTGAAAAAGGAACTCCCTCAAATTGAGTTTGATATTAATCCCAATTCTGCCAACTCAGCTAAAATTGGAATAAATCAGGTCAATTTTGGAATTGCGGAAACAGGCAGTATAGTTGAGATATCTGATACTCTTACAAAAAGACTCTGTTCAAGTTTGACTGAAATTCACATCGCTATTCTTCCATGTAATAACATTTTACCTGATATGGAATCACTGATGAAAAAAATTGACATTAAAGCTATTCCATATATGACTGTAATTAGTGGTCCTAGCAGAACAGCAGATATAGAAAGAGTGCTCACCATAGGAGTGCACGGGCCTGAGAGAGTAATTATTCTTTGTGTAGAAAACTTTTAG